A genome region from Hevea brasiliensis isolate MT/VB/25A 57/8 chromosome 9, ASM3005281v1, whole genome shotgun sequence includes the following:
- the LOC110648351 gene encoding GATA transcription factor 26, whose amino-acid sequence MGKQGPCCHCGVTSTPLWRNGPPEKPVLCNACGSRWRTKGTLANYTPLHARADPDDYEDHRGSRVKSISINKNKDVKLLKRKANHDNGEAGGVASDYYQGYRRVLDEDTSNRSSSGSAISNSESCAQFGSADASDLTGPAQSIVWDTMVPSRKRTCVNRPKQSPVEKLTRDLYTIWHEQQSSCFSGSSEEDLLFESETPMVSVEIGHGSVLIRHPSSIARDEESEASSLSVENKQYSINEAYSHHVTLPVHNENISVNIPSLVIEKAKNPTGPGMQQEQIKRDKSQHERAQILGNHNSPLCDVDLNEILNFEVFARHLTNEEQQQLLKYLPPFDTAKLPDSIRSMFDSSQFKENISCFQQLLVEGVFDLSLSGAKPEECNTLKRLTLSNLLKSKWVEHYHQLKCKNATGKSLVGRGSNVIASSNSIAAKRLHDSLGQKIPDVKVMKSPKRINMKATYENKEVMDNDGSCFSPRSLFALPPDSGSLMLDSFHYVDESSDQDLLLHVPSNGSFPQAELLHPTLSYGQQASTSSSSTYPRLVRP is encoded by the exons ATGGGCAAGCAAGGGCCTTGCTGTCACTGTGGAGTTACAA GCACACCTCTTTGGCGCAATGGGCCTCCTGAAAAGCCAGTACTATGCAACGCTTGTGGATCTAGATGGAGAACAAAGGGGACTCTTGCAAACTATACACCACTTCATGCTCGGGCAGATCCTGATGATTATGAGGATCACAGGGGATCCAGAGTGAAGAGCATATCTATAAACAAGAACAAAGATGTGAAACTACTCAAAAGAAAGGCAAATCATGATAATGGGGAGGCGGGTGGGGTTGCCTCTGATTACTATCAGGGTTACCGAAGGGTTTTAGATGAAGATACTAGTAATAGATCAAGTTCTGGATCAGCCATATCCAACTCTGAGAGCTGTGCACAATTTGGCAGTGCAGATGCAAGTGATTTGACAG GTCCGGCCCAATCTATTGTGTGGGACACAATGGTACCTTCTAGGAAGAGGACCTGTGTTAATCGCCCAAAGCAATCTCCAGTTGAGAAGCTTACTAGAGATTTATATACTATTTGGCATGAACAACAGTCTTCATGCTTCTCTGGATCTTCTGAAGAGGACCTGCTTTTTGAGAGTGAAACACCAATGGTTTCTGTTGAGATAGGACATGGAAGTGTTCTCATTAGACATCCAAGCTCAATAGCTCGAGATGAGGAATCTGAAGCTAGCTCCCTTTCTGTTGAGAACAAACAATACTCAATAAATGAGGCTTATTCACATCATGTGACCCTTCCTGTACATAATGAAAACATAAGTGTCAATATACCAAGTCTTGTGATTGAAAAAGCTAAGAACCCTACAGGACCAGGGATGCAACAGGAGCAAATTAAGAG ggaCAAGTCTCAGCATGAAAGGGCACAAATCCTGGGGAATCATAATTCACCATTGTGTGATGTGGATTTAAAT GAAATTCTTAATTTCGAGGTGTTTGCACGGCACTTGACTAATGAAGAACAGCAGCAGTTGCTAAAATATCTACCTCCTTTTGATACTGCCAAACTTCCAGACAG CATCAGAAGCATGTTTGATAGCTCTCAATTTAAGGAGAATATATCTTGCTTTCAACAACTGCTTGTGGAAGGGGTCTTTGATCTCTCCTTGTCAGGAGCTAAGCCTGAAGAATGTAATACATTGAAAAGGCTGACATTGTCCAATCTGTTGAAATCCAAATGGGTGGAGCATTATCATCAACTCAAG TGTAAAAATGCTACTGGAAAGTCACTTGTTGGAAGAGGATCAAATGTCATTGCATCAAGTaattcaattgctgccaagagatTACATGACAGCTTGGGTCAAAAAATTCCAG ATGTAAAGGTGATGAAGAGccccaaaaggattaacatgaaGGCTACGTATGAAAACAAAGAAGTCATGGACAATGATGGCTCTTGCTTTAGTCCAAGAAGCCTATTTGCCTTGCCTCCTGATAGTGGCTCCCTCATGTTGGATTCTTTCCATTATGTTGATGAAAGTTCGGATCAGGATCTGCTACTGCATGTGCCATCCAATGGCTCATTTCCGCAGGCAGAGCTCCTTCATCCAACTTTAAGTTATGGGCAGCAGGCAAGCACTAGCAGTAGCTCAACATACCCACGTCTGGTCCGTCCCTGA